The following proteins are encoded in a genomic region of Glycine max cultivar Williams 82 chromosome 18, Glycine_max_v4.0, whole genome shotgun sequence:
- the LOC100820501 gene encoding putative E3 ubiquitin-protein ligase LIN-1 isoform X2 yields the protein MASSLEELLAKEGFKGIRRVTRSRSSFHYGASSEPLHSLDGRFSVSSERIRTQRTKSDASRYQISSGQLKTDNDTAMNRRSRDNLFLRDKMDQRLKNSSIDTDSGRGVDTNSSEYMPRNEITEVTEQEANIVKDNCSTEVSSKRGKEKNFNELVEEENPVKDAKARSRSSSIHMLGHSSETRNNIKPQKDSYTRSNSSRNKDSNHAIQAASSLALDEVAVQAVVSILNGYIKSFPKDADFRSTLRHKCFSSLNFIELEEENITGTKVIRSLEQAIEAIEQTAEEPISTMYLKRTMMQLSIITGLSLNDLKYECTCGIPNFKLSACAHLYLSVVYMMQKKNKVSAKHLLQVFCDSPFQARTVLLPELWEHLFSSQFSHLKAWYSKQAEFLVDAPSKTRKLKLLQKVYNEHLDSGTHIFAVYYKDWLTEGVESPPTPSIGIPSASVMGSQEGSSLGYSFESASSIDPLSPQPMVSKKLYDSMFGSLSKPRVYQVKDIKDDDNIDNCMKDSYGSTIVRQTLTYESETVKFTDQDIENFSQGVAIDTIKPKGNSMTASEEWQKRNLSNDINNSFSMETNLNSHSIDALSHEKASEPVLIKPNKTCSSLEGPYFPSIPHEFICPLTGNLFEEPVTLETGQTFEREAIKAWFEKGNRTCPVTGNTLECVTMPFTNLILKRLIDTWKSELFDYLIDLPSQTVENPEELKLKKRDEAAVFKLESLFSSLKEEDKSTYAKHLISLGFLPFLFRRFEQGNVEEKSHVMSLLLNCIQVDSGCIYQIATSVNKKCLLELLHSKKATPTTNAILFLTEILSMKRRKDVTSFISGLAGEKVFNIMHILLMYLKKSSPFEKPLIAVLLLHFDLLVEPQKFSIYREVAVNAIAEALDASLNDEKGREKCCRALVILCSHFSSTGKIPTKTSILKQAGYNNDSLEVKPPGHEEEGQRLYVAISSEGEEKRGEELLKKLLESLIGDGESPFLKNISRCLDSKHLDLVRACLITVTWLSSSLSMLFSAGLHLPAFLSIISQLKGILENGELELKTLASLSLLNFSKISECKTLLKTMAEDIGPLLHELDDVTWTAKQLHAIVSRENL from the exons ATGGCTTCATCTTTAGAGGAGCTTCTTGCAAAGGAGGGGTTCAAAGGAATCAGAAGAGTGACAAGGTCTAGATCCTCCTTCCACTATGGCGCTTCAAGTGAGCCTCTTCACTCTTTGGATGGGAGATTTTCTGTATCAAGTGAAAGAATTCGAACTCAGAGAACAAAGTCTGATGCCTCACGATATCAGATTTCAAGTGGACAGTTAAAAACTGACAACGATACTGCTATGAACCGGAGGTCAAGGGATAATCTTTTTTTGAGAGACAAAATGGATCAACGGTTGAAGAACTCTTCTATCGATACAGATTCAGGCAGAGGAGTTGATACCAATTCATCAGAATACATGCCAAGGAATGAGATTACTGAGGTGACTGAGCAAGAAGCTAACATAGTCAAAGATAATTGTTCAACAGAAGTTTCTTCGAAAAGAGGCAAAGAGAAGAATTTCAATGAACTTGTGGAGGAGGAAAATCCTGTCAAGGATGCAAAGGCACGCAGCAGAAGTTCCAGTATACATATGCTTGGACACTCTAGTGAAACTAGAAACAATATAAAACCCCAGAAGGACTCATACACTAGATCAAATAGCAGCAGGAATAAAGATAGCAATCATGCTATTCAAGCTGCTTCTAGTCTTGCTCTTGATGAAGTTGCTGTCCAAGCAGTAGTTTCAATTCTAAATGGCTATATAAAGAGTTTTCCAAAAGATGCGGATTTCCGGTCAACATTGCGTCACAAATGTTTCTCCTCCTTGAATTTTATTGAACTGGAAGAAGAGAACATTACGGGGACCAAAGTCATAAGAAGTCTTGAGCAAGCAATCGAGGCCATTGAACAAACTGCTGAGGAGCCTATATCTACCATGTATCTGAAAAGAACCATGATGCAGCTTAGCATTATTACAGGTTTGAGTTTAAATGATTTGAAGTACGAGTGTACGTGTGGGATTCCAAATTTTAAGTTGTCAGCCTGTGCTCATCTTTACCTCAGTGTGGTATACATGatgcagaaaaaaaataaggtgtCAGCGAAGCATCTCTTGCAAGTGTTTTGTGATTCACCTTTTCAGGCACGGACAGTATTGTTGCCTGAACTGTGGGAGCATCTATTTTCTTCACAATTTTCTCATTTGAAGGCATGGTACAGCAAGCAGGCAGAATTTCTAGTAGATGCACCAAGCAAAACAAGAAAGCTAAAACTTCTTCAAAAAGTGTATAATGAACATTTGGATTCTGGAACTCATATATTTGCTGTATACTACAAAGATTGGCTCACTGAAGGAGTAGAATCTCCGCCAACTCCTTCAATTGGCATTCCATCAGCTTCTGTAATGGGCAGTCAAGAGGGAAGTTCACTTGGTTATTCTTTTGAGTCTGCTAGCTCCATTGACCCACTCTCACCACAGCCAATGGTCAGCAAGAAACTGTATGATTCTATGTTTGGTAGCTTGAGCAAACCCAGAGTTTACCAAGTCAAAGATATTAAGGATGATGATAACATAGACAACTGCATGAAAGACTCTTATGGTTCAACTATTGTTAGACAGACATTAACATATGAGTCTGAAACTGTTAAATTTACAGATCAAGATATTGAAAATTTCTCTCAAGGTGTAGCAATTGATACAATCAAGCCT AAAGGAAATTCAATGACAGCTTCAGAAGAATGGCAGAAAAGGAATCTCAGCAATGACATTAATAACTCTTTCTCTATGGAAACTAATTTAAACAGCCACAGTATTGATGCTCTATCACATGAAAAAGCGAGTGAACCTGTTCTTATAAAG CCAAATAAGACATGTTCTTCTCTTGAAG GACCATATTTTCCAAGTATTCCTCATGAATTTATTTGTCCTCTTACTGGAAATCTCTTTGAGGAACCAGTCACCCTAGAGACTGGTCAGACCTTTGAAAGAGAAGCCATCAAAGCATGGTTTGAAAAGGGAAATAGAACATGCCCAGTAACAGGAAATACTTTGGAATGTGTGACCATGCCATTTACCAACCTTATTTTGAAGCGTTTGATTGATACTTGGAAGTCAGAACTTTTTGATTACCTTATTGATCTTCCTTCTCAAACAGTGGAGAATCCGGAGGAGCTTAAGTTGAAAAAGAGGGATGAGGCTGCTGTTTTCAAGTTAGAGAGTCTTTTCTCCTCTTTGAAAGAAGAGGACAAATCAACTTATGCTAAGCATCTGATCTCTTTAGGAtttcttccatttctttttAGGAGGTTTGAACAGGGAAATGTGGAAGAAAAATCACATGTGATGTCACTCTTGCTAAACTGTATTCAAGTGGACTCTGGTTGCATATATCAGATAGCAACAAGTGTTAACAAAAAATGTCTTCTTGAGCTTCTTCACAGTAAGAAGGCTACCCCGACAACAAATGCAATACTATTCCTTACTGAAATTTTATCAATGAAGAG GAGAAAGGATGTTACCTCATTCATAAGTGGCTTGGCGGgtgaaaaagtatttaatataatgCATATTCTGCTCATGTATCTCAAGAAATCTTCTCCATTTGAAAAGCCCCTAATCGCTGTCCTTCTGTTACACTTTGATCTGCTG GTTGAGCCTCAAAAGTTTAGCATATACAGAGAGGTGGCTGTGAATGCTATTGCAGAGGCACTTGATGCCAGCTTAAATGATGAGAAGGGCAGAGAAAAGTGTTGCAGAGCACTAGTAATCTTGTGTAGCCATTTTTCTTCTACTGGAAAGATACCAACCAAGACTAGCATCTTAAAACAAGCAGGTTATAATAATGATAGCTTAGAAGTTAAACCTCCTGGCCATGAAGAAGAGGGTCAACGGTTATATGTAGCCATTTCATCG GAAGGTGAAGAAAAAAGGGGTGAAGAGTTGCTAAAGAAGTTGTTAGAGTCATTGATTGGTGATGGAGAAAGCCCGTTTTTGAAGAACATATCTAGATGTTTAGATTCTAAGCACTTAGATTTGGTGAGAGCGTGTCTAATAACTGTGACATGGTTGAGCTCCTCACTGTCTATGCTATTTAGTGCTGGATTGCATCTTCCCGCCTTCTTATCCATCATCTCTCAGTTGAAAGGAATCCTGGAAAATGGAGAACTTGAGCTCAAGACTCTTGCTTCTCTGTCTTTGCTTAATTTCAGTAAAATATCAG AGTGCAAAACGCTTTTGAAGACTATGGCAGAAGATATTGGTCCCCTTCTTCATGAACTTGATGATGTAACATGGACTGCAAAACAGCTTCATGCCATTGTGTCGAGGGAGAATCTGTAG
- the LOC100820501 gene encoding putative E3 ubiquitin-protein ligase LIN-1 isoform X1 yields MASSLEELLAKEGFKGIRRVTRSRSSFHYGASSEPLHSLDGRFSVSSERIRTQRTKSDASRYQISSGQLKTDNDTAMNRRSRDNLFLRDKMDQRLKNSSIDTDSGRGVDTNSSEYMPRNEITEVTEQEANIVKDNCSTEVSSKRGKEKNFNELVEEENPVKDAKARSRSSSIHMLGHSSETRNNIKPQKDSYTRSNSSRNKDSNHAIQAASSLALDEVAVQAVVSILNGYIKSFPKDADFRSTLRHKCFSSLNFIELEEENITGTKVIRSLEQAIEAIEQTAEEPISTMYLKRTMMQLSIITGLSLNDLKYECTCGIPNFKLSACAHLYLSVVYMMQKKNKVSAKHLLQVFCDSPFQARTVLLPELWEHLFSSQFSHLKAWYSKQAEFLVDAPSKTRKLKLLQKVYNEHLDSGTHIFAVYYKDWLTEGVESPPTPSIGIPSASVMGSQEGSSLGYSFESASSIDPLSPQPMVSKKLYDSMFGSLSKPRVYQVKDIKDDDNIDNCMKDSYGSTIVRQTLTYESETVKFTDQDIENFSQGVAIDTIKPQKGNSMTASEEWQKRNLSNDINNSFSMETNLNSHSIDALSHEKASEPVLIKPNKTCSSLEGPYFPSIPHEFICPLTGNLFEEPVTLETGQTFEREAIKAWFEKGNRTCPVTGNTLECVTMPFTNLILKRLIDTWKSELFDYLIDLPSQTVENPEELKLKKRDEAAVFKLESLFSSLKEEDKSTYAKHLISLGFLPFLFRRFEQGNVEEKSHVMSLLLNCIQVDSGCIYQIATSVNKKCLLELLHSKKATPTTNAILFLTEILSMKRRKDVTSFISGLAGEKVFNIMHILLMYLKKSSPFEKPLIAVLLLHFDLLVEPQKFSIYREVAVNAIAEALDASLNDEKGREKCCRALVILCSHFSSTGKIPTKTSILKQAGYNNDSLEVKPPGHEEEGQRLYVAISSEGEEKRGEELLKKLLESLIGDGESPFLKNISRCLDSKHLDLVRACLITVTWLSSSLSMLFSAGLHLPAFLSIISQLKGILENGELELKTLASLSLLNFSKISECKTLLKTMAEDIGPLLHELDDVTWTAKQLHAIVSRENL; encoded by the exons ATGGCTTCATCTTTAGAGGAGCTTCTTGCAAAGGAGGGGTTCAAAGGAATCAGAAGAGTGACAAGGTCTAGATCCTCCTTCCACTATGGCGCTTCAAGTGAGCCTCTTCACTCTTTGGATGGGAGATTTTCTGTATCAAGTGAAAGAATTCGAACTCAGAGAACAAAGTCTGATGCCTCACGATATCAGATTTCAAGTGGACAGTTAAAAACTGACAACGATACTGCTATGAACCGGAGGTCAAGGGATAATCTTTTTTTGAGAGACAAAATGGATCAACGGTTGAAGAACTCTTCTATCGATACAGATTCAGGCAGAGGAGTTGATACCAATTCATCAGAATACATGCCAAGGAATGAGATTACTGAGGTGACTGAGCAAGAAGCTAACATAGTCAAAGATAATTGTTCAACAGAAGTTTCTTCGAAAAGAGGCAAAGAGAAGAATTTCAATGAACTTGTGGAGGAGGAAAATCCTGTCAAGGATGCAAAGGCACGCAGCAGAAGTTCCAGTATACATATGCTTGGACACTCTAGTGAAACTAGAAACAATATAAAACCCCAGAAGGACTCATACACTAGATCAAATAGCAGCAGGAATAAAGATAGCAATCATGCTATTCAAGCTGCTTCTAGTCTTGCTCTTGATGAAGTTGCTGTCCAAGCAGTAGTTTCAATTCTAAATGGCTATATAAAGAGTTTTCCAAAAGATGCGGATTTCCGGTCAACATTGCGTCACAAATGTTTCTCCTCCTTGAATTTTATTGAACTGGAAGAAGAGAACATTACGGGGACCAAAGTCATAAGAAGTCTTGAGCAAGCAATCGAGGCCATTGAACAAACTGCTGAGGAGCCTATATCTACCATGTATCTGAAAAGAACCATGATGCAGCTTAGCATTATTACAGGTTTGAGTTTAAATGATTTGAAGTACGAGTGTACGTGTGGGATTCCAAATTTTAAGTTGTCAGCCTGTGCTCATCTTTACCTCAGTGTGGTATACATGatgcagaaaaaaaataaggtgtCAGCGAAGCATCTCTTGCAAGTGTTTTGTGATTCACCTTTTCAGGCACGGACAGTATTGTTGCCTGAACTGTGGGAGCATCTATTTTCTTCACAATTTTCTCATTTGAAGGCATGGTACAGCAAGCAGGCAGAATTTCTAGTAGATGCACCAAGCAAAACAAGAAAGCTAAAACTTCTTCAAAAAGTGTATAATGAACATTTGGATTCTGGAACTCATATATTTGCTGTATACTACAAAGATTGGCTCACTGAAGGAGTAGAATCTCCGCCAACTCCTTCAATTGGCATTCCATCAGCTTCTGTAATGGGCAGTCAAGAGGGAAGTTCACTTGGTTATTCTTTTGAGTCTGCTAGCTCCATTGACCCACTCTCACCACAGCCAATGGTCAGCAAGAAACTGTATGATTCTATGTTTGGTAGCTTGAGCAAACCCAGAGTTTACCAAGTCAAAGATATTAAGGATGATGATAACATAGACAACTGCATGAAAGACTCTTATGGTTCAACTATTGTTAGACAGACATTAACATATGAGTCTGAAACTGTTAAATTTACAGATCAAGATATTGAAAATTTCTCTCAAGGTGTAGCAATTGATACAATCAAGCCT CAGAAAGGAAATTCAATGACAGCTTCAGAAGAATGGCAGAAAAGGAATCTCAGCAATGACATTAATAACTCTTTCTCTATGGAAACTAATTTAAACAGCCACAGTATTGATGCTCTATCACATGAAAAAGCGAGTGAACCTGTTCTTATAAAG CCAAATAAGACATGTTCTTCTCTTGAAG GACCATATTTTCCAAGTATTCCTCATGAATTTATTTGTCCTCTTACTGGAAATCTCTTTGAGGAACCAGTCACCCTAGAGACTGGTCAGACCTTTGAAAGAGAAGCCATCAAAGCATGGTTTGAAAAGGGAAATAGAACATGCCCAGTAACAGGAAATACTTTGGAATGTGTGACCATGCCATTTACCAACCTTATTTTGAAGCGTTTGATTGATACTTGGAAGTCAGAACTTTTTGATTACCTTATTGATCTTCCTTCTCAAACAGTGGAGAATCCGGAGGAGCTTAAGTTGAAAAAGAGGGATGAGGCTGCTGTTTTCAAGTTAGAGAGTCTTTTCTCCTCTTTGAAAGAAGAGGACAAATCAACTTATGCTAAGCATCTGATCTCTTTAGGAtttcttccatttctttttAGGAGGTTTGAACAGGGAAATGTGGAAGAAAAATCACATGTGATGTCACTCTTGCTAAACTGTATTCAAGTGGACTCTGGTTGCATATATCAGATAGCAACAAGTGTTAACAAAAAATGTCTTCTTGAGCTTCTTCACAGTAAGAAGGCTACCCCGACAACAAATGCAATACTATTCCTTACTGAAATTTTATCAATGAAGAG GAGAAAGGATGTTACCTCATTCATAAGTGGCTTGGCGGgtgaaaaagtatttaatataatgCATATTCTGCTCATGTATCTCAAGAAATCTTCTCCATTTGAAAAGCCCCTAATCGCTGTCCTTCTGTTACACTTTGATCTGCTG GTTGAGCCTCAAAAGTTTAGCATATACAGAGAGGTGGCTGTGAATGCTATTGCAGAGGCACTTGATGCCAGCTTAAATGATGAGAAGGGCAGAGAAAAGTGTTGCAGAGCACTAGTAATCTTGTGTAGCCATTTTTCTTCTACTGGAAAGATACCAACCAAGACTAGCATCTTAAAACAAGCAGGTTATAATAATGATAGCTTAGAAGTTAAACCTCCTGGCCATGAAGAAGAGGGTCAACGGTTATATGTAGCCATTTCATCG GAAGGTGAAGAAAAAAGGGGTGAAGAGTTGCTAAAGAAGTTGTTAGAGTCATTGATTGGTGATGGAGAAAGCCCGTTTTTGAAGAACATATCTAGATGTTTAGATTCTAAGCACTTAGATTTGGTGAGAGCGTGTCTAATAACTGTGACATGGTTGAGCTCCTCACTGTCTATGCTATTTAGTGCTGGATTGCATCTTCCCGCCTTCTTATCCATCATCTCTCAGTTGAAAGGAATCCTGGAAAATGGAGAACTTGAGCTCAAGACTCTTGCTTCTCTGTCTTTGCTTAATTTCAGTAAAATATCAG AGTGCAAAACGCTTTTGAAGACTATGGCAGAAGATATTGGTCCCCTTCTTCATGAACTTGATGATGTAACATGGACTGCAAAACAGCTTCATGCCATTGTGTCGAGGGAGAATCTGTAG
- the LOC100820501 gene encoding putative E3 ubiquitin-protein ligase LIN isoform X3 yields the protein MASSLEELLAKEGFKGIRRVTRSRSSFHYGASSEPLHSLDGRFSVSSERIRTQRTKSDASRYQISSGQLKTDNDTAMNRRSRDNLFLRDKMDQRLKNSSIDTDSGRGVDTNSSEYMPRNEITEVTEQEANIVKDNCSTEVSSKRGKEKNFNELVEEENPVKDAKARSRSSSIHMLGHSSETRNNIKPQKDSYTRSNSSRNKDSNHAIQAASSLALDEVAVQAVVSILNGYIKSFPKDADFRSTLRHKCFSSLNFIELEEENITGTKVIRSLEQAIEAIEQTAEEPISTMYLKRTMMQLSIITGLSLNDLKYECTCGIPNFKLSACAHLYLSVVYMMQKKNKVSAKHLLQVFCDSPFQARTVLLPELWEHLFSSQFSHLKAWYSKQAEFLVDAPSKTRKLKLLQKVYNEHLDSGTHIFAVYYKDWLTEGVESPPTPSIGIPSASVMGSQEGSSLGYSFESASSIDPLSPQPMVSKKLYDSMFGSLSKPRVYQVKDIKDDDNIDNCMKDSYGSTIVRQTLTYESETVKFTDQDIENFSQGVAIDTIKPQKGNSMTASEEWQKRNLSNDINNSFSMETNLNSHSIDALSHEKASEPVLIKPNKTCSSLEVENPEELKLKKRDEAAVFKLESLFSSLKEEDKSTYAKHLISLGFLPFLFRRFEQGNVEEKSHVMSLLLNCIQVDSGCIYQIATSVNKKCLLELLHSKKATPTTNAILFLTEILSMKRRKDVTSFISGLAGEKVFNIMHILLMYLKKSSPFEKPLIAVLLLHFDLLVEPQKFSIYREVAVNAIAEALDASLNDEKGREKCCRALVILCSHFSSTGKIPTKTSILKQAGYNNDSLEVKPPGHEEEGQRLYVAISSEGEEKRGEELLKKLLESLIGDGESPFLKNISRCLDSKHLDLVRACLITVTWLSSSLSMLFSAGLHLPAFLSIISQLKGILENGELELKTLASLSLLNFSKISECKTLLKTMAEDIGPLLHELDDVTWTAKQLHAIVSRENL from the exons ATGGCTTCATCTTTAGAGGAGCTTCTTGCAAAGGAGGGGTTCAAAGGAATCAGAAGAGTGACAAGGTCTAGATCCTCCTTCCACTATGGCGCTTCAAGTGAGCCTCTTCACTCTTTGGATGGGAGATTTTCTGTATCAAGTGAAAGAATTCGAACTCAGAGAACAAAGTCTGATGCCTCACGATATCAGATTTCAAGTGGACAGTTAAAAACTGACAACGATACTGCTATGAACCGGAGGTCAAGGGATAATCTTTTTTTGAGAGACAAAATGGATCAACGGTTGAAGAACTCTTCTATCGATACAGATTCAGGCAGAGGAGTTGATACCAATTCATCAGAATACATGCCAAGGAATGAGATTACTGAGGTGACTGAGCAAGAAGCTAACATAGTCAAAGATAATTGTTCAACAGAAGTTTCTTCGAAAAGAGGCAAAGAGAAGAATTTCAATGAACTTGTGGAGGAGGAAAATCCTGTCAAGGATGCAAAGGCACGCAGCAGAAGTTCCAGTATACATATGCTTGGACACTCTAGTGAAACTAGAAACAATATAAAACCCCAGAAGGACTCATACACTAGATCAAATAGCAGCAGGAATAAAGATAGCAATCATGCTATTCAAGCTGCTTCTAGTCTTGCTCTTGATGAAGTTGCTGTCCAAGCAGTAGTTTCAATTCTAAATGGCTATATAAAGAGTTTTCCAAAAGATGCGGATTTCCGGTCAACATTGCGTCACAAATGTTTCTCCTCCTTGAATTTTATTGAACTGGAAGAAGAGAACATTACGGGGACCAAAGTCATAAGAAGTCTTGAGCAAGCAATCGAGGCCATTGAACAAACTGCTGAGGAGCCTATATCTACCATGTATCTGAAAAGAACCATGATGCAGCTTAGCATTATTACAGGTTTGAGTTTAAATGATTTGAAGTACGAGTGTACGTGTGGGATTCCAAATTTTAAGTTGTCAGCCTGTGCTCATCTTTACCTCAGTGTGGTATACATGatgcagaaaaaaaataaggtgtCAGCGAAGCATCTCTTGCAAGTGTTTTGTGATTCACCTTTTCAGGCACGGACAGTATTGTTGCCTGAACTGTGGGAGCATCTATTTTCTTCACAATTTTCTCATTTGAAGGCATGGTACAGCAAGCAGGCAGAATTTCTAGTAGATGCACCAAGCAAAACAAGAAAGCTAAAACTTCTTCAAAAAGTGTATAATGAACATTTGGATTCTGGAACTCATATATTTGCTGTATACTACAAAGATTGGCTCACTGAAGGAGTAGAATCTCCGCCAACTCCTTCAATTGGCATTCCATCAGCTTCTGTAATGGGCAGTCAAGAGGGAAGTTCACTTGGTTATTCTTTTGAGTCTGCTAGCTCCATTGACCCACTCTCACCACAGCCAATGGTCAGCAAGAAACTGTATGATTCTATGTTTGGTAGCTTGAGCAAACCCAGAGTTTACCAAGTCAAAGATATTAAGGATGATGATAACATAGACAACTGCATGAAAGACTCTTATGGTTCAACTATTGTTAGACAGACATTAACATATGAGTCTGAAACTGTTAAATTTACAGATCAAGATATTGAAAATTTCTCTCAAGGTGTAGCAATTGATACAATCAAGCCT CAGAAAGGAAATTCAATGACAGCTTCAGAAGAATGGCAGAAAAGGAATCTCAGCAATGACATTAATAACTCTTTCTCTATGGAAACTAATTTAAACAGCCACAGTATTGATGCTCTATCACATGAAAAAGCGAGTGAACCTGTTCTTATAAAG CCAAATAAGACATGTTCTTCTCTTGAAG TGGAGAATCCGGAGGAGCTTAAGTTGAAAAAGAGGGATGAGGCTGCTGTTTTCAAGTTAGAGAGTCTTTTCTCCTCTTTGAAAGAAGAGGACAAATCAACTTATGCTAAGCATCTGATCTCTTTAGGAtttcttccatttctttttAGGAGGTTTGAACAGGGAAATGTGGAAGAAAAATCACATGTGATGTCACTCTTGCTAAACTGTATTCAAGTGGACTCTGGTTGCATATATCAGATAGCAACAAGTGTTAACAAAAAATGTCTTCTTGAGCTTCTTCACAGTAAGAAGGCTACCCCGACAACAAATGCAATACTATTCCTTACTGAAATTTTATCAATGAAGAG GAGAAAGGATGTTACCTCATTCATAAGTGGCTTGGCGGgtgaaaaagtatttaatataatgCATATTCTGCTCATGTATCTCAAGAAATCTTCTCCATTTGAAAAGCCCCTAATCGCTGTCCTTCTGTTACACTTTGATCTGCTG GTTGAGCCTCAAAAGTTTAGCATATACAGAGAGGTGGCTGTGAATGCTATTGCAGAGGCACTTGATGCCAGCTTAAATGATGAGAAGGGCAGAGAAAAGTGTTGCAGAGCACTAGTAATCTTGTGTAGCCATTTTTCTTCTACTGGAAAGATACCAACCAAGACTAGCATCTTAAAACAAGCAGGTTATAATAATGATAGCTTAGAAGTTAAACCTCCTGGCCATGAAGAAGAGGGTCAACGGTTATATGTAGCCATTTCATCG GAAGGTGAAGAAAAAAGGGGTGAAGAGTTGCTAAAGAAGTTGTTAGAGTCATTGATTGGTGATGGAGAAAGCCCGTTTTTGAAGAACATATCTAGATGTTTAGATTCTAAGCACTTAGATTTGGTGAGAGCGTGTCTAATAACTGTGACATGGTTGAGCTCCTCACTGTCTATGCTATTTAGTGCTGGATTGCATCTTCCCGCCTTCTTATCCATCATCTCTCAGTTGAAAGGAATCCTGGAAAATGGAGAACTTGAGCTCAAGACTCTTGCTTCTCTGTCTTTGCTTAATTTCAGTAAAATATCAG AGTGCAAAACGCTTTTGAAGACTATGGCAGAAGATATTGGTCCCCTTCTTCATGAACTTGATGATGTAACATGGACTGCAAAACAGCTTCATGCCATTGTGTCGAGGGAGAATCTGTAG
- the LOC100777732 gene encoding protein NRT1/ PTR FAMILY 7.1: MHYSEHEHEHEQGLGMLSLSSWRFLIKPVGCGNEETTCLEPSSVGVGIFYLSIYLVAFGYGGHQPTLATFGADQFDEKNEKQKNAREAFFSYFYFALNVGSLFSNTILVYYEDSGMWTMGFLVSLASAVIALVSYLAGYRKYRYVKGYGNPVIRVVQVFVATVRKWKVGPAKEHQLYEVDGPESAIKGSRKIHHSNDFRFMDKAATITEKDAVNLKNHWRLCTVTQVEEAKCVLRMLPVWLCTIIYSVVFTQMASLFVEQGDVMNNKIGNFHLPAASMSVFDICSVLLCTGIYRQILVPLAGRFSGNPRGLTELQRMGVGLIIGMLAILAAGATEFERLKHITPGEKASSLSIFWQIPQYVLVGASEVFMYVGQLEFFNGQAPDGIKSFGSSLCMASISLGNYVSSLLVYMVMGITARGENPGWIPNNLNVGHMDRFFFLVAVLTALDFVLYLLCARWYKSINLGDGDMGSQEDEEVISKV, from the exons ATGCACTACTCTGAACATGAACATGAACATGAACAGGGCTTGGGGATGTTGTCATTGTCGTCTTGGCGGTTTTTGATCAAACCGGTTGGTTGCGGCAATGAAGAAACTACATGCTTGGAACCATCATCAGTGGGTGTTGGCATTTTCTACTTGTCCATATATCTAGTGGCATTTGGATATGGAGGGCACCAACCCACCTTAGCAACCTTTGGTGCAGATCAATTTGACGAGAAgaacgaaaaacaaaagaacgcGAGAGAAGctttcttctcttatttttacTTTGCCCTCAATGTTGGATCTCTGTTCTCCAACACTATATTAGTATACTACGAGGATTCAGGAATGTGGACAATGGGTTTCTTGGTGTCCTTGGCCTCAGCTGTTATTGCCTTAGTTTCATACTTAGCAGGATATCGAAAATATAGATATGTAAAGGGATATGGGAATCCGGTGATAAGGGTAGTTCAGGTGTTTGTGGCCACTGTTAGAAAGTGGAAGGTTGGTCCAGCCAAGGAACACCAACTTTATGAGGTTGATGGTCCAGAATCTGCCATAAAAGGGAGTAGAAAGATTCATCACAGCAATGATTTTAG ATTCATGGACAAGGCAGCAACAATAACGGAGAAAGATGCAGTTAATCTCAAGAATCACTGGCGGCTATGTACTGTAACTCAAGTTGAGGAAGCCAAATGCGTACTGAGAATGCTACCAGTTTGGCTATGTACTATAATTTATTCAGTTGTGTTTACGCAAATGGCTTCTCTTTTTGTCGAGCAAGGGGATGTGATGAACAACAAGATAGGAAATTTTCACTTGCCAGCAGCCAGCATGTCAGTGTTTGATATCTGCAGTGTCCTTTTATGCACTGGAATTTATCGCCAAATCCTTGTTCCTCTAGCAGGAAGATTTAGTGGCAATCCTAGGGGACTAACTGAGCTTCAAAGAATGGGAGTTGGCCTAATTATTGGAATGTTAGCTATTCTTGCAGCTGGTGCCACAGAGTTTGAAAGGCTCAAACACATTACACCCGGGGAAAAGGCTAGTTCTTTGAGTATATTTTGGCAAATCCCACAGTATGTTCTAGTTGGTGCTTCAGAAGTTTTCATGTATGTGGGTCAACTGGAGTTCTTTAATGGGCAAGCCCCAGATGGCATAAAAAGCTTTGGGAGCTCACTTTGCATGGCTTCAATTTCTCTTGGAAACTATGTGAGTAGCTTGCTGGTGTACATGGTGATGGGAATCACTGCAAGAGGCGAGAATCCGGGATGGATTCCCAATAACTTGAATGTGGGGCACATGGATAGGTTTTTCTTCCTCGTTGCAGTGCTAACTGCTCTTGATTTTGTACTCTACTTATTATGTGCTCGCTGGTACAAGAGCATCAACCTTGGAGATGGTGACATGGGAAGCCAAGAGGACGAGGAAGTGATCAGTAAAGTTTGA